A section of the Acanthochromis polyacanthus isolate Apoly-LR-REF ecotype Palm Island chromosome 13, KAUST_Apoly_ChrSc, whole genome shotgun sequence genome encodes:
- the LOC110962583 gene encoding P2Y purinoceptor 14-like, producing the protein MNDLGGVTATFNQSSIRTNVTESCNPVDASARLFLMIIYSLVFLVGLLLNGFTLKVYFCGSQQQQTSSCVIIYLKNLVAADFLLSLCLLIKITNYASDSFQVRLVYCNFGASTFYLNMYASILFMGYIAANRYLKIIHPLGTHFLQTVRAAHIISTGTWGFLLATTSAYILVSLLTRKVPDSLPNKMRCDDLHSSQLHLLYKIIHTCSVIIFLAVLVSLVFFYRSISRRLSEAQERQPASSGSKKLAKSRRNMLVLVSVFCVCFVPYHLVRLPYAFRSRWWCSWDRVFYYVKELTIMVSVLNVCLDPLIYFIFSKAFRSQLRLRRVFSSAQATANATGAERRSSDGRISGIRIHSMTTRHIGVL; encoded by the exons ATGAATGACCTCGGAGGAGTGACGGCCACCTTCAACCAGTCCTCCATCAGAACCAACGTCACCGAATCCTGCAACCCGGTCGACGCTTCGGCCCGCCTCTTCCTTATGATCATCTACAGCCTGGTGTTCCTG GTGGGTTTGCTGCTGAACGGCTTCACCCTGAAGGTTTACTTCTGTGgatctcagcagcagcagacgtcCAGCTGCGTTATCATCTACCTGAAGAACCTGGTGGCCGCCGACTTCCTGCTCAGCCTCTGCCTGCTCATCAAAATCACGAACTACGCCTCCGACTCCTTCCAGGTCCGCCTCGTCTACTGTAACTTCGGCGCCTCCACCTTCTACCTCAACATGTATGCCAGCATTCTGTTCATGGGCTACATCGCCGCCAACAG GTATCTGAAGATCATCCATCCTTTAGGAACTCACTTCCTGCAGACGGTCCGAGCCGCCCACATCATCTCCACGGGAACCTGGGGTTTCCTCCTGGCCACCACCAGCGCCTACATCCTGGTGTCTCTCCTGACACGGAAAGTCCCTGACTCCCTCCCCAACAAGATGCGGTGTGACGACCTGCACAGCTCCCAGCTCCACCTGCTCTACAAGATCATCCACACCTGCTCCGTCATCATCTTCCTAGCGGTCCTTGTCTCCCTCGTCTTCTTCTACCGCAGCATTTCCCGCCGGCTGTCGGAGGCGCAGGAGAGGCAGCCGGCGTCCTCCGGCTCCAAGAAGCTCGCCAAGTCCCGCCGCAACATGCTGGTGCTGGTGAGCGTCTTCTGCGTGTGCTTCGTCCCGTACCACCTGGTCCGCCTGCCGTACGCCTTCCGATCCCGCTGGTGGTGCTCCTGGGACCGGGTGTTCTACTACGTGAAGGAGCTCACCATCATGGTGTCGGTGCTCAACGTGTGCCTGGACCCGCTCATCTACTTCATCTTCTCCAAGGCCTTCAGGTCGCAGCTGAGGCTAAGGAGGGTGTTCAGCAGCGCTCAGGCCACCGCCAACGCGACCGGCGCCGAGCGGCGGAGCAGCGACGGACGAATCAGCGGCATCAGGATCCACAGCATGACCACGAGGCACATCGGCGTCCTGTAG
- the LOC110962582 gene encoding P2Y purinoceptor 14, translating to MLKRCREAVNRKFNSSSRCKNPETHRASPQSEQLESEETSGWESDGTAACSPGMDHRNSTPLPTNQSDFSSVFTHQVLPPLYLVICVVGVALNSVAAWIFFRVPADCGLVVYLKNMAVADLLMLFTFPFRTAAQLGLGGWRLQVIICRYTAVLFYLSMYVGILFMGFISLERYTKIVRPSSSASSSTCRSRLGGASSLHLLQRVGFARVLALFTWSLLILCTLPNVILTSQPADELTSKDCMNLKTPLGVQWHKVSTYFSVSLFWATLLVLVFCYASIARRIYQSYRRVRRDNSDVCRKSNRSIFSILVVFFICFVPYHVCRIPYTLTQTQTVSGFSRNTRFLLFQLKEGTLFLSALNVCLDPIIYFLMCRTFRESLLRKLSGRERRRSLTTVQSLSNI from the exons ATGTTGAAACGCTGCAGGGAGGCGGTGAACAGGAAGTTTAACTCCTCCTCTCGCTGTAAAAACCCCGAAACCCACCGAGCTTCTCCTCAGTCTGAACAGCTGGAAtcagaggaaacatctggatggGAGTCTGACGGCACAGCTGCATGTTCGCCCG ggATGGATCACAGAAACTCCACCCCCCTTCCCACCAACCAATCAGACTTCAGCAGCGTGTTCACCCACCAGGTGCTGCCGCCGCTCTACCTGGTGATCTGCGTGGTGGGCGTGGCTCTGAACAGCGTGGCGGCCTGGATCTTCTTCAGGGTTCCTGCTGACTGCGGCCTGGTGGTCTACCTGAAGAACATGGCGGTGGCCGACCTGCTCATGCTGTTCACCTTCCCCTTTAGGACGGCGGCTCAGCTGGGCCTTGGCGGCTGGCGGCTCCAGGTCATCATCTGCCGCTACACTGCCGTGCTCTTCTACTTGTCCATGTACGTGGGGATCCTCTTCATGGGCTTCATCAGCCTGGAGCGCTACACCAAGATCGTCCGACCGTCCTCGTCCGCCTCCTCGTCCACCTGTAGGTCCAGGCTGGGCGGAGCCTCCTCGCTTCACCTCCTGCAGAGAGTCGGATTCGCCCGGGTCCTGGCGCTCTTCACCTGGAGCCTCCTGATTCTGTGCACCCTTCCCAACGTCATCCTGACCAGCCAGCCGGCCGACGAGCTGACCTCCAAGGACTGCATGAACCTGAAGACGCCGCTGGGCGTCCAGTGGCACAAGGTGTCCACATACTTCAGCGTGTCGCTGTTCTGGGCGACGCTGCTGGTCCTCGTCTTCTGCTACGCCTCCATCGCCCGCCGGATCTACCAGTCGTACCGCCGCGTCCGCCGCGACAACAGCGATGTCTGCCGCAAGTCCAACCGCAGCATCTTCAGCATCCTGGTGGTCTTCTTCATCTGCTTCGTTCCGTACCACGTCTGCCGGATTCCCTACACCCTCACCCAGACCCAAACGGTGTCGGGTTTCAGCCGCAACACTCGCTTCCTGCTGTTCCAGCTGAAGGAGGGGACGCTCTTCCTGTCGGCGCTCAACGTCTGCCTTGACCCCATTATCTACTTCCTGATGTGTCGAACCTTTAGGGAGTCACTGCTCAGAAAACTGTCTGGACGGGAGAGAAGGAGGTCGCTGACCACCGTCCAGAGCCTCAGCAATATCTAG